From Candidatus Neomarinimicrobiota bacterium, the proteins below share one genomic window:
- a CDS encoding cation diffusion facilitator family transporter, producing the protein MSNTRRKAINRAGYISIAGNLVLFILKYWGGLVSGSVAIIADAWHTLSDSLSSLIVLMGARISSKPADKEHPFGHGRAELIAAILIGMMLVGVSWEFFTKAYENISSHNAVQYGWISIMVVSLSIISKELMAQYAFHISRKTDSESVRADGWHHRSDALSSLIILAGIFVGPYIWWIDSLLTGIVALLILHSAYEIIRDASSRLMGNPPSPKIIERVRKIGEKICQKELNIHHIHMHEYGTHREMTLHIELPGEWTLDHGHEIADELEAAIRKELDIEATVHIDPSN; encoded by the coding sequence ATGAGCAATACACGACGGAAAGCCATCAACCGCGCAGGATATATTTCAATCGCAGGGAATCTTGTGTTATTTATCCTTAAATACTGGGGAGGACTTGTCAGTGGTTCTGTAGCTATCATAGCCGATGCCTGGCATACATTATCTGATTCTCTCAGTTCACTGATTGTATTGATGGGTGCCAGAATTTCATCGAAACCCGCAGATAAAGAACATCCGTTTGGACATGGCCGGGCTGAACTCATTGCAGCAATTCTCATTGGCATGATGCTGGTAGGCGTATCCTGGGAATTCTTTACAAAAGCCTATGAAAACATATCCTCACACAACGCCGTTCAGTATGGCTGGATCTCTATTATGGTTGTATCTTTATCCATTATTTCAAAAGAACTTATGGCTCAATACGCCTTTCATATCAGCCGGAAGACCGATTCGGAGTCAGTCCGGGCGGATGGCTGGCATCACCGGAGCGACGCCCTATCCTCACTCATCATTCTTGCAGGGATTTTTGTAGGACCATATATCTGGTGGATTGACAGTCTGCTGACAGGCATTGTTGCACTTTTGATTCTTCATTCCGCCTATGAAATCATTCGGGATGCCTCTTCACGTCTTATGGGTAATCCCCCCTCTCCCAAAATCATCGAACGGGTCCGGAAAATCGGTGAAAAGATCTGCCAAAAAGAGCTGAATATACATCACATTCACATGCATGAATACGGGACACACCGGGAGATGACACTTCATATAGAGTTACCTGGTGAATGGACGCTGGATCACGGACATGAAATCGCCGATGAGCTGGAAGCAGCCATTCGGAAAGAATTGGATATCGAAGCAACAGTCCACATTGATCCCTCAAACTAA
- a CDS encoding manganese efflux pump MntP family protein: MSLFALFVIAIGLAMDALAVSVSGGLNLGKHHLGKSLKMAVFFGFFQAMMPVIGYYAAIGFKSYIEQVDHWIAFGLLLFIGLKMIWEAFHEIPEDQKTDHFKIRTLLLLSIATSIDALAVGISFALLDIHLLTAVLMIGITTFILSFLGVLIGCRVGCHFSRWADIVGGVILIGIGLHILIEHTVL; the protein is encoded by the coding sequence ATGTCACTTTTCGCTTTGTTTGTGATTGCCATCGGACTCGCCATGGATGCCCTGGCCGTTTCGGTCTCCGGCGGCTTAAATCTGGGCAAACATCATCTGGGAAAATCCCTGAAGATGGCAGTATTTTTCGGTTTTTTTCAGGCCATGATGCCGGTGATCGGCTACTATGCGGCTATCGGATTCAAATCCTATATTGAGCAAGTAGATCACTGGATTGCTTTTGGTCTCCTCCTTTTTATTGGTCTGAAAATGATATGGGAGGCTTTTCACGAAATCCCTGAAGATCAAAAAACCGATCATTTTAAAATCCGGACCCTATTGCTACTTTCCATTGCCACCAGCATAGATGCTCTGGCTGTTGGCATCAGTTTTGCCTTACTGGATATACACCTGTTGACTGCCGTACTGATGATTGGAATAACCACCTTCATCCTCTCCTTCCTCGGAGTCCTTATCGGCTGCCGTGTGGGATGTCATTTCAGCCGCTGGGCCGATATTGTGGGTGGCGTGATTCTGATTGGGATAGGTCTTCATATTTTAATAGAACACACGGTATTATGA
- a CDS encoding divalent metal cation transporter, translating into MMKSEKIKGLLSTLGPGILFAGAAIGGSHLVQSTRAGANYGFTLMGLVVLTLVLKYPFFQYSHRYAARTGKSLVEGYREQGQWVLGLFFFFAVIVGIINVAAVTLVTGGLASYLTHWTCHPALSSAAVLAIVLLMIVIGKYPFIDKIMKVMVFVLGIFTILAVLMALKASGIHPEPVSLTGLTELSGIAFLLALMGWMPAPIDVSVWPSLWVKERRIQTGHTPSLEESLTDFHIGYITTGILALAFIALGALVMYGTGEHFSNSSVVFSRQLIELYTQTLGTWSRWIIALIAFLTMFSTTLTTLDGYSRTLSESVRELFYRNRKYPFSVFWMIVALLVLSGLLIIGVFLSGIKTLVDVATILAFLTAPVFALLNFRLVSARHFPKEDRPGIFMQVLSWCGILFLTGFSLIYLWKMMSS; encoded by the coding sequence ATGATGAAATCCGAAAAAATCAAAGGGTTATTATCTACACTGGGACCGGGAATTCTCTTTGCAGGAGCAGCTATCGGTGGTTCCCATTTGGTACAATCCACCCGGGCAGGTGCCAATTATGGATTTACTCTGATGGGGCTTGTTGTTCTTACTTTGGTTCTTAAATACCCCTTTTTTCAATATAGTCACCGTTATGCGGCACGAACCGGTAAATCCCTGGTGGAAGGGTACCGGGAGCAGGGACAATGGGTTTTGGGACTCTTTTTCTTTTTTGCCGTCATCGTCGGTATTATTAATGTCGCAGCAGTCACCCTGGTCACCGGTGGACTGGCATCATATCTGACTCACTGGACATGTCATCCAGCCCTTTCAAGTGCTGCTGTGCTTGCGATTGTTCTGCTCATGATCGTTATTGGAAAATATCCCTTTATCGATAAAATTATGAAGGTTATGGTCTTTGTTCTCGGGATCTTTACAATCCTGGCTGTTTTAATGGCGTTGAAAGCATCTGGTATCCATCCGGAGCCGGTTTCGTTGACGGGATTAACCGAATTAAGCGGTATTGCTTTTCTTCTGGCCTTAATGGGGTGGATGCCCGCCCCAATTGATGTGTCAGTCTGGCCTTCTCTATGGGTTAAAGAAAGGCGCATCCAAACCGGACATACACCCAGCCTGGAGGAATCCCTCACGGATTTTCATATTGGTTATATTACGACCGGTATCCTTGCCCTGGCTTTTATTGCCCTTGGAGCTTTGGTCATGTATGGAACGGGTGAACACTTTTCAAACTCATCTGTTGTTTTTTCCAGACAACTTATTGAGCTCTACACCCAAACCCTTGGGACCTGGAGCCGGTGGATTATTGCCCTTATCGCTTTTCTCACGATGTTTTCCACAACGTTAACCACCCTGGATGGCTATTCACGGACGCTGTCGGAAAGTGTTCGTGAACTCTTCTATAGGAATCGAAAATATCCTTTTTCTGTCTTTTGGATGATTGTAGCATTACTGGTCCTGAGCGGGCTATTGATTATTGGTGTGTTCTTAAGTGGTATAAAAACACTGGTGGATGTGGCAACGATTCTGGCGTTTCTTACAGCACCGGTTTTTGCACTTCTCAATTTCCGCCTTGTTTCAGCCCGGCATTTTCCAAAAGAAGACCGCCCCGGTATTTTTATGCAGGTACTTAGCTGGTGTGGTATCCTTTTCCTGACCGGATTCAGTCTGATTTATTTATGGAAAATGATGAGTAGTTAA
- a CDS encoding SOS response-associated peptidase, which yields MCGRFALAFTKDVIIEELNGGDWFEYRYPLALPRYNVAPMQYAPVLWKEEKRIILDAFRWGLVPKWAKDESFASRMINARIETLREKPAYRSLVTHHRGVVLSSGYFEWQKIGSVKQPWYIYPAKGSVLPLAGLWDVWNTVDMSPLYTFTIITTDARDDLSHIHTRMPALMNPGQIQPWIEGDLSPDDLKKPDVKTRIHPVSTIVNSPGHDNPQCIRQTEL from the coding sequence ATGTGTGGCCGTTTTGCTCTGGCATTTACGAAGGATGTGATTATTGAAGAACTAAATGGTGGTGATTGGTTTGAGTATCGTTATCCTTTGGCATTACCCCGCTATAATGTGGCACCCATGCAATATGCACCGGTTTTATGGAAAGAAGAAAAACGAATAATCCTTGATGCTTTCCGATGGGGACTCGTTCCCAAATGGGCAAAAGATGAAAGTTTTGCTTCCCGTATGATTAATGCCCGTATCGAAACCCTCCGGGAGAAACCGGCTTACCGTTCTCTTGTGACTCATCACCGGGGTGTGGTATTGAGCAGTGGTTATTTTGAGTGGCAAAAAATCGGATCCGTCAAACAGCCGTGGTACATTTACCCCGCAAAGGGATCTGTCCTTCCACTGGCAGGCCTTTGGGATGTATGGAATACGGTGGATATGTCCCCATTATATACGTTTACCATCATTACTACAGATGCCCGGGATGATTTATCGCATATACACACACGCATGCCTGCGTTAATGAATCCCGGTCAAATTCAACCCTGGATAGAAGGAGACCTGTCACCAGACGATCTAAAAAAACCGGATGTTAAAACCCGGATTCATCCAGTTTCAACGATTGTAAATTCACCAGGGCATGACAATCCCCAATGTATTCGGCAAACAGAACTTTGA